The genomic region TAAATATCAGTTGTGAGTTAAATGAAATATTGTGATCTGCCCACTGAATATAGATTTCCAACTACAAGACAGCAACACTAACATATGGACTCACTTCCAGCTCACAATGTTTAATGTGTTGTGGGTACTCCGGTTCCTATTTATATAACTGGAAATGTCACCCAGTAAAAAAGGAAGATACTGAATCACTCTAACACATTTAGTTTGTTGAACTGCTAATTTCATTTCTAAGTATTATCCTTTGGAACGTGTGTGGTGTGGTGAATCACAGCTGCATACTACTGCAGCTAACTGTTGGCACGATGAAGTTTAAGTCAGTTGTTGGTACCTAATCAAAATGTTCATGTGTAATTTTGTATAGTTTGTAAATAAGATCAGCTGGTATTTTGTTCTATTAGGTTAGATTTTAACCACATCAAcagaattttcagaaaaataagaaacaacactTGTCTTTAGGTTACTGCATTGACAAAAATTTGTATCTCAGGCGCACTAAACATTAATTTAGGatattatttttccacatagagaTCTGATGGCTTTGCCAACTCTCACCCAAATTGTCACATGTAATCTCTTCAACTTTACTGGTGTTTCATTATCTCATTGAGACTGGGTATTCTGTCAATAGTCTGCATCTTCCGAAACTATTTCTAGAGGACCCTGCTTATAATCCACTAGAATGTAACTACACCAATAGGGTGTACAGAAGAACCAACCAGCATCACCCAGAATATATGGGTTACCAATGTCCCACATAGAAAGTGTACCAATGTATCCCATCATGAGCAACATTGGTGCAGCCACCTACCCAACAGCCACTTACCTTGTGGGGACGTCAGCACCACATGTGGCAAAGTGCATGCACCACATCTGCAACCCGGACACATGGCACTTCTCAAAAAACTTGTGTACCTCAGGTGCAGACATCAGGGTCAGTTAGTACATGGAGTCTACTCACCAGGGTACCACTCCAGGACAAACTTTTTGATCAGTGACAGGTTTGCTGGATCTTTTCATCCATATTTAAAAAATGCTGAAGTGATCCAGCAAAGCTTTCCATGTGGAGGCCAATTCTATAAGGAGACTGGAGGAGTGGCAATGGGTAGTTGCTCGCCTCTGGTAATGGCCACTCTCTTTATGGAGAAGTTTGAGAATGAGGCCCTTGCAACTGCTATCAACCAGCCAATGTGTTTCTTCAGTTATGCGGATGACATGTTTGTCATCTGGCCCCAGGGTTGGTAAAGACCCTTGGACCATCTGAACTCACGACATCCCAACATGAAGTTCACCGTGGAGGTACAGAAAGATGATAAACTTCCATTCCTGGAAGTCCTGGTGAAAAGTAAGGCCGACGGCCTTCAGCCAACGTGTATCGAAAGCCAACACACACTGACTCATATCTACAGGCCAGTAGCTGCTGTCAATTAGCACAGAAGACTGGGGTGGTTAGAACACTTCTACACTGAGCCTAGACACTGACTGACTGACAGCTTGATAACAGAattagaacatctacatctacagtgacaTTCTGGAaagtgcatggctgagggtatgtccgattgtaccagttattggtgtttcttcctgttccattcatgtacgcATCGcaagaagaatgattatttgaatgcctctttacatgctgtaattattctaatcttgtcctcatgatccttgTGTGAGTGATGCATAGGGGACAGGGGGTTGTATTCCTAGAGTGACCATTTAAAGGCAGTTCATGGAACTTTTGTTAGTACAATATCTCGGGAGAGGTCATGCCTGTCTTCCAGAGtctcccagttcagtttcttcggcgTCACGGTCAAACAAACCTTagaccatttgtgctgccattctctgtatacattcaatgtcccctgttagtctGAACTAGTATgagtcctacacacttgagcaatattccagaatggtcacacaagtgatttttaagcagCGTCTTCAACTTATTTTCACAGACAATAGATATTCTGGGACATCTGCAAAGCATTACATACCACCAGACAGCATAATACTCTGcaagaagaacaataagaagagaacAGGAAGATAGATATCTTTCCTGCCGTGTGTAGGACCTATCTCTGTCAAGATCAGCAGAATCCTGAAGAAAGACAAAATGGAAAGTGTGTTCTAGGTGCCCATCAAAATCAAATACACCATGGATTATGATAGAACCAGGATACTGGAACAAACTCCCAGATTCTGGgatagtgtcatcaaagaatcaatCGAAACCAAGATGGTGGAAGACTTAATCAACTGGAAAGCAGAATACCAACTCAGCAGTGTGTGAATTCCGAGGTTTGAACTGCTACAGAAGCACCAGAGAAAAGTTCCCAACTCCAGTAACAGCAGGTATGAATGACAGGACCAAACCACATATGGAGCACCAGGTGGCAGTGGCTGCCACATAAGAGATGGATGCAACGGGTGCAGAAGTTATATAGAACAACATTAACAACCCAGAGACCTAAGGGGCTGCACAGGGGCAGAACTAATATGGAAAACTGGATGGCAGTCTCCATTGCAAGAGGCTTCTGCAGCAATAATGAATGTAATACAGAACTCCAGCAGCATGTGGAAGACCAGGAAGCAGCTGCTGCCACTGGAGACAGCCGCGATGGGTGCGAACGGAATAACGAACACCTGGAGCAGTGCAGAAATGCGCTTTGTGGGTGTAGACCGATGAGAAATATCCAAACTGAAGTTGACTGCTGAGGGCACTCCAGGAACGACCCAGGTATAAATGTACGACCCAGtcagccagtctcagggaacacctgttGAAGGTGTCGAGTGACCATATTGAAATACTATGTAGGTAAGATGTGGACCAGAAGCAGAACACCTAATCTCAACAAGATGACAAAATGTCACAGTCAAACCAAACCATGCTTTGGGCTTTGTTGCAGTTCAGTCTGTCACCAGATTGCTTTCTTGTTGGTCTCCATATTTAAAGCAAATAGATATATAATAGAAGCTTATCGGCtatgactgatggaaaaaaaaaaaaaagttgcctacAGAAGCATGCAATGGAAGAGCCTATTACTCCATAAGTACACTTTAACTGCTTTCAGCATGTTTGATATTTGAAAGATATGTTTTGATAACTTTAAAAAGACCAGATTTTGAATTCATGAGATCAGTGTGAGAGAACATGACAATGGAAACTGGTTTAATGTCTGGCAAAAATTTTAGCTGTTCATAAAAACCTGTTAAAATTAAAAACAGTCACTCCTTTTCTGAGAATGTATTACTGTCTGAAATAGTTAAAAAATATCTTTTAATTCTATTTGGAAAGCTATAACAAAATAAGTCGGACAAACTGAAAATAGATTTGCCAGAAAAATTATAATCTTCCAAACACAAAAAGCAACAAAAATCTTCAATTGTTCCAGAGCTAGAGCATTTCTATATTTTGTTCACATGATGAATGTCACCCAGAGGCATTTTTCATCTACTTAGAGGTCTGTATCTTGGGTCAAGAATTTTTTGGTCGATACAGAAGAAAAAATCAGATTTTGGTTTTAACACACATTAAATTTGGTACAACTATGACTATGAAATAACAGTTTTTGATTGCCTGCCTGAATTTCTTTGGATCATACCTTTGATGCTTTCATGGATCTCTGGCAACCATAAAGTGGCAGGAGTCATCTTGGATCAATGCATCTGTTTGCTCAAACAGAACCCATAACATTTGTTCACAAGAAGCAACAATTTGATGCAGAAACTGTTACTTCCTGCAGAATAAGTGTGAACTGAGAAGTAATTTTAGAAGTATGGTAGAGCTTGCACAAAATTACTTGGCACCAGTGCAAAAACAAATGGTTGTTCTCAATACTGGGCCTGTTAACACCTAAGTTCAGAATGGGGAGCCACATTAGTTTGCCATCATCTGTTGAACTGTGTGCTTCATCGTTAGAAGTTGCTATCTCATTGTTTATATGCAGCTGATTTTTCTTATTCGGTATTCTAATAAGAGACTACTGATTTGTCTAATTATTGGTCATACTGTCACAAACTATTAGTAACATCGTTTTCACTCTCAATAACTGTAGCTGGCATGTTCTGCTTGTGCATGAGCTTTAGTTGTTTAACTGCACCTCCCCTAGCATGCAATGACTGCATGCAACAGAACCCCAGCCACTACTGTTATCCCCTGCCATATCACAGCTACGGCCAAAATTATTTTTTGTGCAATCTAACAGTGTGGCTGCTATTGAAAATAAACTAGGGTACAATTACCTCCCAGGTAAACAACCTTGTTGCAAAGTCTACATGCAATTTCAGGGAAGTTGGTTGAGCCTAAGAGTATGTTGGTGGCAGTGTAATTGCATGAATGCCACAGAGGAGGATACTGCAGCATACACCTGTGAGTGGACCTGTATCTTTCAGCACAAATACTCACTGGATTTTTCCATCCAatacagaaaggaaggaagattgggtttttaACGTCCCATCGTCCATCCAATACAGATGGGACTGATCTCAAAGATTCTTTGAAACACTAGTGATCTTTTGTGATGGTATCTAAAGGCAAAGTAAGCTGCACTTGAGCAGGAACAATGTCTACTCTAAAAGAGTATTGAAGATATCTCATTTCAGGAGGATTCCTGTGTGCCAACAATACAcacatgaacaaaaataaaaatgatctGAGAATATTTCCCTCAAGCAATAAAGCGAAACTAAAGGGACAACCATGGGATGTTGAAAATACACCACCATCCCAAAATAAATATTGTCCACAGCTCAATACCAAAATCTGACACATGCAACTTCAAAATGCAGTATCACAAAATTCCCTTTACCTGTAAAGCTCAACTGAACCCAAGAATACCAAAATCCCACACACAAATCAAAAACCAAAGACCCCCACTCACTTAACCAATTAAAATTCAAGCAACAAACTATATACCAAAAAAAAAACAGACCATAAATAATGCATTAGAAACCAAAAAAATTACTACCAACCAAAGCCACTGATGAACACAACTACGCGATACCACACATAGTCAGAGATCAAGCTAAATCATAGCAAAAACTTATCCTCTTTGTCATGTCACTGCTAGGCACAACCCAGAGCAAATCACTAAAAACTTTTCCACGCCATATCCATCTCAAACAGGAAAAACACTATTACATTCCAGCCCCCTCCCTCCCAAAAAAAGAACCCTTATCACATGTAACACAAACGCATAAACTGGCAAAACAATAGATCAACATAACTCTCTTGTGACACAGCACTCTCTTTCAACAACTATTTCATAAAAtgataacacaaagtcaaataatcATATAGCACATGTAATATCTTTGAACACGAACACCCACCACAAGAGGGCACCAACAAATACTACAACATGCACACTGCAAACACAACCTTATTAAAAAAACACCATGCTACAATGACATCAtataacacaacacacaaacagcaCAGTTCAAAGCAGACAGACAGGTAGAATTGGATGCTTCCCTTCTCCCCAGACTACAGTCAAgtatgaaagcaaaaaaaaaaaagtgatgaagctATTTCTGTTCCATTCCAGTAGTAACTCTTGCTCATAAAAAAGCCGAATAttcttgggggggggaggggggggggggcaggcagagGGTACATGCTCAATATGAAGCGAAACAAGTATAGTGACAGTGTTATGGTATGTGAAAGTGTCTGCTCCCTCTACACCACTTCTCTCTCCATCATAGTCAACACAATGGACACTGCTCCCACTCTCTATCAGTGATCAAGAACAGGTTCACTCATGGTTCACAGTACTAGATCTAAAGCAGGAATGTAAACAGAAACTAATACCAAAGTGGTAAATCTATTCAAAATAGTTCCTGAACTGGCTCAAGTTCATGACAATAAGGTTCTTGCATCATTGTGATGGTCCGTTTTTCTTGTACATTATTGTCAACACAAAGAATGACTTCAAATAGAGGATACTTGCACATTTGTCATAACTGAACTGCACGAAACTAAAAATAACGTAAGTGCCTTTAATCATATAAAATTTACAAACACTTCACTCTAAATGCTGAAATCAACTTCACGTTAGTGTATGTTTACATACGAACAGCTCATCTGTGATTTTCCACAGTCCTGAGATTATGTCTAAGAACCGCAGCTTCTTATACCACGAAGTAGCTTCATCTACTGCCCTAACATTATAGACTGATTTAAACAGCGTCAATTTAACCCCACGGGATATTGGTTTAACTGTCAAAATTATTAGCGAAATGTTTCACAAGAACTACACTTGGCTTCACGGTATTCCATTCCACTACAGGCACGCATCATCTCCTCTTGTTGTGGCTAAATTGCTCCGCATAACTGACAATCTAATTAGCTACCATCGTGTATAGCTATCTTACTATGTTATGTTTACCTGCAAAGGCCTGCGGATACTGAGCACTCAGTTTAGTTTTTAATATTCTAATGCGTTTAAAAATATTATCTAAGTCTTTTTTCATCTCCAGAAGCAGCTGCGTATGTTTCTTGAATTCCGACCCTGCAGACTTCAGTCTAGTTACTGAGAGAGCATTGCAGTTCGTCAGCATTTCATTTGTCTTTTCAAATCTTTGTAACCtgtaacaaaacaatatttttggtTAACAAATCATTTGATTTAAAACATTATTCGAATGGAAAAAAACGTGTTATTGTCTACCAACATTTGTTTCTGAGCTCTAATCATTGCTTCAACATCCTGTTGATCAACTATGCCAgccaagccctgaatgaaaacttCGGGCGCAGTATAATTCTGAAAACATTCTATACTTCCCAGATCACTCTCTGGCGTATTTTCCGCCATATCGTCTGTCACAACTATGTAAAATTGTAAACATTGAATGATCGAAACAGTGGTTTGAAACATATCGATAGCAAAAATTATCATCAGAGATGTAAGCACTaccagaaatgaaaaattttatttcattggtgCCGCATGCTGCTTTGGCCAAGAAGACAAAGAAACCATCCTTATTGTTTTCCACCTGTACTTACAGTTTacgaaattaacaaaaaaaaataataatttaatgtagATGCATGCTTTACGAAACTGAACGTCAAAACGTCCTACAACGAATTTCAAACATTGTTTACACAGGAGCGAAAGAGAATTCTCTGTGCTGTAAACGGTAGGCGAGGGCGAGCGTAGAGTATTCGATCGTAATCAGTTCGCATTTTCATTCGCTGATTGTCAGTTCTTTGAACGGACATTACACATGCAAAGAACTGTTTGCGCActtcacatctgcgcagacagatcgttgcgtgttgACAGAAAATTTGCGCATGTTTGAGATGTTTGAACCTTAAAGTTGGAATTGAAAGGCTGAGCTAAATTGCTAAATCTGTAGGTGTAAATGGGTGCAGATGGAGTGTGTGTACTGGAAATACCGCAAATCTGGCAACGTAATCTGTTGAGTCAGCCGTTTGTTCAGTCTAGCAGCCAGAGGTACTAGTCTTAGAGTACACAGTGAATTCTAAAATGGCAGATATGCGTCAGTGATTCAGGGAGTTAAACTGTTGAATTTACTGAAATACAGGGTGTCTATCGAAAGACACCCAGGAAAGGTCCGCGCGGCGTGTTTGTGGGCTGTTGCCGCTGCGTTTGCCGGTTGTCGCTATGCGCTGTTCTCGGACACCTATACTTTGCGCGTGCTGAGTGTACGgtgttttcttttgagttttttGTCAAGTTTAATCGCCTCAAATGTTGTTGCTACATGTCATTATTGCAACTGCGCCGAGTCCAGGGCTTTCCCTGCCCATATGTTGCTGGGCCCGGCCCTCAGACAGAAACACCAAACGCTTGTCTTCTATACTGTGCGATTGAGTGTTCAGGTGTTTTGTTTTAAGTTTCCTGTCGAGATTCCAATCGGTATGGTATACACAAAGGATCAACGAGTGTTTCTTGTGTTGAGCTATGCAAAAACTGAATCATATATGAAGTGTCAGCTTGAATTCATACGAAAACTTACCAGTGTGCATGTTTCCAATGATTCAACGATACACAAATCAATGAAGAAATTTCAGGAGACTGGATCTGTGTTACACGAACAAAGGCCTAGAGAACCTAGTGTTTTAAGTGAAAATAAATTAGACGAGTAGGAGAGGCCTTGGAATGAAGTCCATGAAAGTCTCTGCTCCGTTTGGCACTTCAGACTGGTTTGTCAAGAGCATCTGGTCACAGagctgtagacaaactgaaattgaaaccatacaaaatatcGATAGTGCATCAACTGAGAAATTCACATACTGTTGCTCGGTGTAGTCATTACAACAGGCTGTTACAGTCTTTGCATGATGGGGAAGTTGATCCGGAGATGCTTTTATTCTGATGAAGCATGGCTGCATTTGTCATGGTACGTAAATTCTCAGAACTGTCAACGATGGAGCTCCGAAAATCCTCATGAATTATATCAACAACCTCTGCACGATGTGAAAATAGGAATCTAGTGTGCAATTAGTGTGCGATGAATTATTGGATCACTCTTTTTCCACTGATGAATATACTGCATCTTTTTTTCGAGAACTAACACGTAAGAAAAGATGTACGGTTGTTTCATGCAAGACCACACATTGCCAATGCTTCTATGGCAGCATTATGAAATGTTTATGATGATAGGGTAGTCGACTGACCTCCTCTTTCTCCAGATCTAAGTCCGAGTGATTTATATCTTTGGGGAATGTTAAAAGAAAACGTGTATGCAACTAATTCCCATATGCTTGAAGAGCTGGAAGACAGGGTTCGGCTAGACATTTCCCAGATTTCGTCAGCCGAAATTCGTCAAGTGTTTGTTAACATGTTCAGAAGATGATGCTCTACCAAAGAGGGACATCACTTTGAGCACCTACTTTAAATAAAGAATAGCATAAGTTAATCAGATGGCAATGTTGTTTATACTTAACTCAAGGGGAGCGCACACGCAGCCGACTAACAGAAGATTAGTGTTTGAGAGTCAGGCGCGGCGGTGGCTGGTGGATGCAGTGTCGGTGGCCAGTGGCTGTGC from Schistocerca cancellata isolate TAMUIC-IGC-003103 chromosome 7, iqSchCanc2.1, whole genome shotgun sequence harbors:
- the LOC126092085 gene encoding kxDL motif-containing protein CG10681 isoform X2, whose product is MFQTTVSIIQCLQFYIVVTDDMAENTPESDLGSIECFQNYTAPEVFIQGLAGIVDQQDVEAMIRAQKQMLQRFEKTNEMLTNCNALSVTRLKSAGSEFKKHTQLLLEMKKDLDNIFKRIRILKTKLSAQYPQAFAAAAEQQTAQNQNINKSTYLKDPEHLPDVGSLSEPGDTCSSSFADHGETMMRMKRHTEENG
- the LOC126092085 gene encoding kxDL motif-containing protein CG10681 isoform X1, encoding MFQTTVSIIQCLQFYIVVTDDMAENTPESDLGSIECFQNYTAPEVFIQGLAGIVDQQDVEAMIRAQKQMLQRFEKTNEMLTNCNALSVTRLKSAGSEFKKHTQLLLEMKKDLDNIFKRIRILKTKLSAQYPQAFAAAAEQQTAQNQNINKSTYLKDPEHLPDVGSLSEPGDTCSSSFADHDDDEDEETHRRERIRRGNSSSTDSANGNSNNDTSPCTSDTG